Below is a genomic region from Neorhizobium galegae.
TGCTTGGCCCGATCCTCAAAAGCCACGGCATCACCATCCTGTTTGCGGTGCCGGGCATCGTGCTCGCCACCGTCTTCGTCACCTTTCCCTTCGTCGCGCGCGAACTGATCCCGCTGATGGAGGACCAGGGCACCGGCGACGAAGAGGCGGCCCTGTCGCTCGGCGCATCCGGCTGGCAGACCTTCTGGTATGTGACGCTGCCGAACATCAAATGGGGCCTGCTCTACGGCGTGCTCCTCTGCAACGCCCGCGCCATGGGCGAGTTCGGCGCCGTCTCGGTCGTCTCGGGCCATATCCGCGGCCTCACCAACACCATGCCGCTGCATGTGGAGATACTCTATAATGAGTATAACTTCGTCGCGGCCTTCGCGGTGGCCTCGCTGCTGGCCTTGCTGGCGCTCGTCACCCTTGCATTGAAAACCCTTCTCGAACTTCGGTTCGGTGCCGGCGCTGCCGGCGGCAGGCATTGAAAGGTCTGAGGCTAGATGGAAGTCACCATCAACAATATCCGCAAGGAATTCGATCGTTTCCCGGCGCTGAACGACGTGTCGCTGAAGATCGCATCCGGCGAGCTGATCGCGCTGCTCGGCCCCTCGGGCTCCGGCAAGACGACGCTCTTGCGCCTCATCGCCGGCCTCGATTACCCGACATCGGGCAAGATCTTCTTCGGTGACCAGGATGCCTCGCATCATTCGGTGCAGGAGCGCAATGTCGGGTTCGTCTTCCAGCATTATGCGCTGTTCCGGCATATGACGGTCGCCGAGAATATCGGCTTCGGCCTCAAGGTCCGGCCGACCGCCAGCCGCCCGCCCAAAACGGAAATCCGCCGCCGCGTCTCCGAACTCCTGGAGATGGTCCAGCTCGGCGGGCTTGAGAAGCGTTATCCGAACCAGCTGTCCGGCGGCCAGCGCCAGCGCGTCGCACTTGCCCGCGCCATGGCGATCGAGCCGCGCATCCTCCTGCTCGACGAACCGTTCGGCGCTCTCGACGCCAAGGTGCGCAAGGAACTCCGCCGCTGGCTGCGGGAATTCCACGACCGCACCGGCCACACCACCGTCTTCGTTACCCATGACCAGGAAGAGGCGCTGGAACTCGCCGACCGCGTCGTGGTCATGAGCCAGGGCAAGATCGAGCAGGTCGGCTCGGCTGACGACGTTTATGACCGGCCGGGCTCGCCCTTCGTCTTCTCCTTCATCGGCGAGTCCTCGCAGCTCCCGGTCGAGATGAAAGACGGCACCATGCTTTTCCAGGGCCAGCCGATCGGCATTGCGGAGGCGGGCGACGGGGCAGGGGAACTGTTCTTCCGGCCGGAAGACGTGACGCTTGTCGACGCGCCGGATGCGCTGTTCGGCAAGGTCACCGCCTGCCGCCGCCTCGCCGGCACCCGCATCGCCGAGATCGATATCGCCAATGAGGGTCACGCGCCGTATCACGTCGAGGTGGAGGTGCCGCTGCATGCGCCGATCGAGCTCGGCAGCGAAACACGCTTCCGTCCGACACGCTGGAAGGTTTTCCGCAAATAGCGTTTCTGCAGCCTCGAGATGACATGGGTCGCCCGTACACGCAGCGGCATATATTGTGCCGCTGAAATCGCAGTGCACGCGCCGTTATTGCGTGACGTTTTTACCTTAATCACGGAAAGTTTTCCAAAATTGATATGTGTCAATTGTTGATTGACGCAGAACAGGTAAGAACCTTATGGGCGCAAGCTCTGACGAAATGCAGGCCTAACGCTTATTTCCGCGACGGATAACCTATGGCAGACATTGCCCACCTCGAAGAACCCTCAGAGCCGGTCGCCGGCTCGCCCGCAAAGCAATCGGCACAATCGGCCATCTCTATGGGGAGGGTGCTGATTGATCGCCTGACTCCCGATACGAGCATTCTTCTGTCTTTCGGTTTCGTTCTGTTCGTGATCGCGCTTGGCGTGAGTGTTTTCCTCGAGGAAAATCTGGTGAGGCTCGGCTGGAGCCTGCTTCTGTCGAACACCAATATCCAGGCACCGACCGGCCTGGCGCTGACGCTCCTGATCGGCACGCTTGCCACCAACCGGCTGCGGCGCCCGCGGCGCTGCCGCAAGCCGCCGGCGAGCGACGAGATGAACCGCGCCATCGAAATTCTCGCCACCCAGCCGAATGCGAGCGCCGGTCTCGTCCGCCTCGGCGACAAGAAGCTGCTTTTTTCCGATTGCGGCAACGCGTTCATCATGTACGCCCAGCAGGGCCGTTCCTGGGTGGCGCTGTTCGATCCCATCGGCCCCGGCAGTGCCTGGTCCGGCCTGACGCTCAAATTCATGGAACATGCCCGCAAGTCGGGCTGCCGTGCCGTTTTCTATCAGGTCTCCCCGGATTTTCTGCCGCTCACCGTCGAATCCGGGTTGAAGCCCTACAAGCTCGGCGAACAGGCGGTGGTTGACCTGACGAAATTCGACCTCAAGGGTGGCACCCGGATCAGGCTTCGGCGCGCGGTCAACCGCGCGGTTCGCGACGGTCTTGAGTTTTCGATGATCGAGGCAGATGACGTGCCCGCAGTTTTCGATGAACTCCGGTCCGTCTCCCGTGTCTGGCTGACGGCCCAGAATGCCACGGAAAAAGGCTTTTCGCTCGGAACCTTCCAGCCTCAATACGTGGCGGCCGGCCCGGTTGGCGTCATCCGCATCGAGGGCAAGATTGTTGCATTCGCCAACGTCCTTTCGACCGGCTCCGCCGGGGACGCCTGCATCGACCTGATGCGACACCTGCCGAATGCTCATCAGGGCATGATGGTCTTGCTGTTCGTGCGGATCATGGAGCATCTGAGGGCTGCAGGTTTTCGCACCCTCAACCTCGGCATGGCGCCGCTTGCCGGCCTTTCGACCCATAGCAAGGCGCCGCTCTGGAACCACGTGTGCGAGCGCATCTTCCAGAATGGCGAGCGTTTCTACAATTTCCGCGGCGTGAGGTTGTTCAAGGACAAGTTCGATCCGGAATGGCAGCCGCGTTACATCGCCGTCTCCGGCCGTGGCCTGCCGGTCGTTTCACTGGTCGATGTTACCATGCTGATCGGCGGCGGGCTGAAGGGCATCCTTCGCAGATGAAGCTTTTGCCGGTCATTGTTGCAGGCATCACCTTCGTCGCCGCCATCGTCAATATCGTCTCCGACCCGGCCCTGAAGGCCAGGAGCTTGCCGACCGACCGGATTTCCTTTCCCGAAGCCAAGGCGACCGGAGTAGTGGTGCTGCTTTCGGGCGGCGAGGGCTGGTCGGATCGCGAGGAGCGGACGTCCGAGGCGCTGGTCAGGGACGGCGCCCTGGTGGTCGGCGTGGATATTCGCGACTATTACGCAGCGCTCGAGGAAGAGCGGGACGACTGCCTTTATCTGGTTTCCGACATCGAAGACGTGACGCGCCAGCTGCACCGTTCGGCCGATATCGCCACCTATCACCCGCCGGTCGTGGCCGGCATTGGCGACGGCGGTACGCTGGCGCTGGCCATCGCCGCCCAGACGCCGGATTCGACGATTGCCGAGACGCTTGCCATCGACCCGCAGACAGCCATCCCGCTGTCGACCATCCTCTGCACACCGGCGCCAAAGACGCCGGTCCCCGGCGGCACCGTCTACGGCCTGACGGAAGGCGATCTCCCCAATCCCGTCCGCGTCGTCTTCACTCCAGAGGCCGATGCGGCGGGCCGCATCCACACGGAAAATCTGAAAAACACCCATCCCGCGATCGAGTACCTGGAAACGGCTGGCGGCGCGGATGTGGCACTGCTGGAGAATACATCGGCCACGGTCCGGCGGCTCGCCCAGTCCGCTTCGCCGCTCAATCTGCCGATCGTGCCGATCCATGCGACGCCGAAACACAACACCATGGCGATCATCTATTCCGGCGACGGCGGCTGGCGCGATATCGACCAGCAGCTCGGCGCCTATCTGAAGGAAGAGGGGATCCCGGTCGTCGGCGTCGATGCATTGCGCTATTTCTGGAGCGAGCGAACCCCGGAACAGACCGCTGCCGACCTTTCCCATATCATCGGTTCCTACCGCAAACGCTGGAACGTCGATAACGTCCTGCTGATCGGATATTCCTTCGGTGCCAATGTCCTGCCGGCCACCTACCGGCTGCTGCCGGAGGCCGACAAGCAGGCGATCTCGCTCGTCTCGCTTCTGGCGCTGTCGCACCAGGCGGATTTCGAGATCGACGTGACCGGCTGGCTCGGTTTTACCGGCAGTGGCAAATACGGCGATCCGGTCGACGATCTTCGCGAGGTCGAGCCGTCCAAGATCCAATGCATCTACGGGCTGGAGGAAGGTGACAGCGCCTGCCCGGCAGTCCGGGAGATCCGCGGCACCCAGGTTCTCGCCCGCGAAGGCGGCCACCATTTCGACGGCGACTACCGCGCCCTCAACCGCCTGATCGTCGACAGGGCCGTGGCGCTGATGGCGACCAACTGACCGTCGATAGCGGGCTGACGTTCAAGAAACGGTGAAACCTCTGGTCATCTTCGGAGACGGCCTACATCTCCGGCATATGATCCGGAACATAGGAGAGCCGCCATGCCCCGCCTTTCGATCGCCCGCATTCTAGCCAGCACCATGATCGCCGCGTCGCTCGCCGGCACTGCCGTTGCTCATCACGGCTGGTCCTGGGCGCAAGCCGACCAGATAGACCTCAAGGGTACGATCCAGTCGATTTCGTTCGCACCGCCGCATCCGACGCTCGAAGTCAGAGCCGAAGACGGCGTCTGGCGCGTCGAGCTCGGCAATCCCAACCAGACCCAGCGCTCCGGATTCGTCGAAGGGCAGGCCAAGGTCGGTGACCCGATCACCGCCACCGGCAACCGCTCCGAAGACCGCAGTGAAAAACGCCTGAAGGCCGTCCGGATCGTGGTTTCCGGCAAGACCTTCGATATCTATCCGGAACGCATCAAGACCAATTGAGGCGGGCATGGAATTCCTCGCCATGGCTGCTGAAACGCCGCTCGCGCGGGCGCTGATCACCTCTTCGACGCTTTATCTTCTGGTCAACGCCGCGCACATCCTCGGCATCGGCATGCTGTTCGGCGCCATCCTGGCGCTCGACCTCCGGCTGCTAGGGTTTGCCCCGGCCATCCCGCTTGCCGTGGTCGCGCCCTATCTGTCGCGCCTGGCCGGCGCCGGCGTCATCCTCGCCATCCTCACCGGCCTCTGTCTGTTCTCGGTCCGGCCGCTGGAATATGCCCGCAACCCGGCTTTCCTCGCCAAACTCGGCTTCGTGGCGCTTGGCCTTCTGAACGTCGCTGTGGTTCATTTCAATCCCGGGTGGCGGGCGGTGCTCGCCGGCGATGCGCCGACGACGGCACTTCGGTTTTCCGCCGTCCTCTCGATCGTGCTCTGGATCAGCGCGGTGATTGCCGGCAGATGGATCGGGTTTTTGTAGGCTGGTTTCGTCGCGTCATTTTGAGTATTATCGGTTGACCGTGACCGTGGAGGTTTACTTGCAGACCGTAGTCGAGTTGCCAGATGCTGAAGTCGAGGCATTGGACCGTTTGGCGCAGAAGGAGAACATATCTCGATCTGTTCTGATCGAGCGTGCCGTGCACGATTTTCTGCAGAAAAGTGACAAGCAAAAGAGAGCCGAAGCTTTCGGCCTGTGGGGTAATCGCATCGTCGATGGCTTGGACTTTCAGCAAAAAGTCCGCGATGAATGGTGAGCGATAGCGCCGTTCTCGATACGAATATTATCGTCGATTATTTGAATTCCGTATCCGAGGGGCGTGAGGAATTTGAACGATACGAAAATCCAAGCATCAGCATTGTGACATGGATGGAAGTGCTCGTCGGTGTGCCTCCACATCTCGCTGCGGCAACACGAGAATTCCTTAATGCGCTGAATATCATCGCGCTTGACGATGCAGTTGCCGAAAGGGCCGTGTCCCTTCGCCAGAAGCACAAGATGAAGCTTCCCGATGCGATCATCTGGGCGAGCGCGGATACTCACTCAATGCTGCTCGTCACAAGGAACACGAAGGACTTTCCTGCAAATCTGCCGGGAATTCGCGTACCTTACGTTTTGCGCCATTGACTACCGGTCACTCACCATCGCCCGCGGGTTGACCCAGGGTTCCTGATTGCTGCGGGGCAGGGGCGTCCTGCCGAGAATATGGTCGGCCGCCTTTTCGCCGGTCATGATCGAGGGGCCGTTGAGGTTGCCGTAGGTCACATGCGGGAAGATCGACGAGTCCGCGACCCTGAGGCCCTCGACCCCGATCACCCGGCATTCCGGATCGACGACCGCGAGCGGGTCGTCGGCACGGCCCATGCGGCAGGTGCCGCAGGGGTGATAGGCGCTTTCCAGATGCTCGCGCAGGAATGCGTCGATCTGGTCGTCGGTCTCGACCTGCTCCCCCGGCTGAATTTCCGGACCACGATACTGGTCGAACGCCTTCTGGGAGAAGATCTCCCGGGTGAGCCGCACGCAGTGGCGGAACTTCTCCCAGTCTTCGGGATGGCTCATGTAGTTGAAGCGGATCATCGGATCGGCCTTCGGATCGGACGAGCGCAACGTCACGCTTCCGCGTGATTTTGACAGATTGTAGCCGACATGCGCCTGGAACCCATGGCTTTTTGCCGCCGCGCGGCCGTCATAGGAAATCGCCACCGGCAGGAAATGGTATTGGATATCCGGCTGAGTGAGACCGGCGCTCGAGCGCAGGAAGGCGCAGGCCTCGAACTGGTTGGAGGCGCCAAGGCCGCCCTTCGACAGCAGCCACTGCGCGCCGACCACCCCCTGCCAGAACCAGGGCAGCCAGGAATAGAGCGATACCGGCTTGGTCGAAACCTGCTGGAAATAGAATTCCATATGGTCCTGCAGGTTGGCGCCGACGCCCGGCCGGTCGGCCTTCACCTCGATGCCCATCTCCTTCAGATGATCCGCAGGTCCGATACCGGACAGCATCAGCAGTTTCGGCGAGTTGAAGGAGGAGGCCGAGACGATCACCTCGCGGTTGGCCATAATGGTCTCGGTAACGCCCCGCCTTTCGATCTCCACGCCGATGGCCCGGCCGTTCTCGATGACCACTTTCTGCGCCAGCCCATAGATCAATTGGACATTCTTGCGCTTTAGCGCCGGCCGCAGATAGGCGTTGGCGGCGGACCAGCGGCGACCGTTATGGATCGTCTGCTCCATCAGCCCGAAACCTTCCTGCTTCGAGCCATTATAGTCCTCGGTCATCTCGAACCCGGCCTGGGAGCCCGCCTGGATGAAGGCGTGGAAGAGCGGATTGGTCACCGGCCCACGCTTTACATGCAGCGGCCCGTCCGTGCCGCGCCAGCCTTCCTCGCCGCCATGGCTATGTTCCATCCGCTTGAAATAGGGCAGCACGTCCGCATAGGCCCAGCCCTGCGCGCCGAGCTCCTCCCAGCGGTTATAATCCTCGGCGTGACCACGCACATAGACGAGCCCGTTGATCGACGACGACCCGCCGATCACCTTTCCGCGCGGCGCGGTGATGCGGCGGTTGTTGAGGTTCGGCTCGGGCTCGGAGAGATAACCCCAGTTGTAGCGTTTCATGCTCATCGGCCAGGCCAGCGCCCCCGGCATCTGGATGAATGGCCCGAAATCCGTGCCCCCCGCCTCGATGACGATCACCGAATTTTTGCCGTCCTCTGACAGGCGATAGGCCATGGCCGAGCCCGCCGATCCGGAACCGATGATGACGAAATCTGCCTGAAGCATGTCAGTGTTCTCCAGGTATCTTTTTGAGGTCGCGCCGTGCCAACCCCCCTCTGGCCTGCCGGCCATCTCCCCCACGGGTGGGGAGATCACAGGCGGCATGACCTTCCCGCCATTTGAACGTTGCGCCCATCGGCACGGCCTTTTGTTTGGGGAAGCCGGTGCGCCCAGCCAATCTCCCCACCTGTGGGGGAGATGGCCGGCAGGCCAGAGGGGGGCGGACTTGCGCGGCGGTCAAAGACAACATCAATACGGCGCCTCGACCTTGCCCATGCCCACATAGACCGTCTTCAGCTCCGAATAATGCTCCAGCGCGGCCAGCGAATTTTCGCGCCCGAAGCCGGATTGTTTCGATCCGCCGAAGGGGATTTCCACCGGGCAGAGATTGTAGGTATTGATCCACAACGTCCCGGCCTCGAGCTGATCGACGACACGATGCCCGCGCGTCAGATCGGACGTGAACACCCCGCCCGAAAGGCCGAATTCGGTACCGTTGGCGCGGGCGATGACCTCGGCCTCGTCGTCGAAGTCGAGCACGCACATGACAGGCCCGAAAATCTCTTCCCGCGCGATCGTCATGTCGTCGGTGACGTCGGCGAAGACGGTCGGCTGCACGTAATAACCTTCGCCGGTCACGTGGTTGGGAATGCCGCCGCCGGTGACGAGCGTGGCACCCTCGGTCTTGCCCTTTTCGATATAGCTCATCACCTTCTGGCGTTGGTCGAAGGAGACCATCGGCCCGATCTGGGTCGCCTCGTCCATCGGATCGCCGATTACCATGTTTTCCGTACGTGCCTTGAGACGCGACAGGAACGTCTCCTTGATGCTCCGCTGCACGAAGACGCGGGTGCCGTTGGAGCAGACCTGGCCGGTCGAATAGAAATTGCCGAGCATCGCCCCGCCGATCGCCGAGTCGATGTCGGCGTCGTCGAAGACGATCAGCGGCGATTTGCCGCCGAGCTCCATCGTCACATGCTTGAGGCTGCCGGCAGCTGCGGCCGCCACCTTGCGGCCGGTCGGCACCGAGCCGGTCAGCGACACCTTGGCGACATCCGGATGGTTGACCAGCAGCGGCCCGGTCGTCCGGTCGCCCTGGATGACGTTGTAG
It encodes:
- the cysW gene encoding sulfate ABC transporter permease subunit CysW; this translates as MSEDARSALGKPPAFRSPADERPLAKILLIGLALAFLAFFLLLPLVSVFVEAFRKGGQEYYEALIEPDAAAAIRLTLLVAVISVPLNLVFGLCAAWAIAKFEFKGKSFLITLIDLPFSISPVISGLVYVLLFGSSSLLGPILKSHGITILFAVPGIVLATVFVTFPFVARELIPLMEDQGTGDEEAALSLGASGWQTFWYVTLPNIKWGLLYGVLLCNARAMGEFGAVSVVSGHIRGLTNTMPLHVEILYNEYNFVAAFAVASLLALLALVTLALKTLLELRFGAGAAGGRH
- a CDS encoding sulfate/molybdate ABC transporter ATP-binding protein — encoded protein: MEVTINNIRKEFDRFPALNDVSLKIASGELIALLGPSGSGKTTLLRLIAGLDYPTSGKIFFGDQDASHHSVQERNVGFVFQHYALFRHMTVAENIGFGLKVRPTASRPPKTEIRRRVSELLEMVQLGGLEKRYPNQLSGGQRQRVALARAMAIEPRILLLDEPFGALDAKVRKELRRWLREFHDRTGHTTVFVTHDQEEALELADRVVVMSQGKIEQVGSADDVYDRPGSPFVFSFIGESSQLPVEMKDGTMLFQGQPIGIAEAGDGAGELFFRPEDVTLVDAPDALFGKVTACRRLAGTRIAEIDIANEGHAPYHVEVEVPLHAPIELGSETRFRPTRWKVFRK
- a CDS encoding phosphatidylglycerol lysyltransferase domain-containing protein: MADIAHLEEPSEPVAGSPAKQSAQSAISMGRVLIDRLTPDTSILLSFGFVLFVIALGVSVFLEENLVRLGWSLLLSNTNIQAPTGLALTLLIGTLATNRLRRPRRCRKPPASDEMNRAIEILATQPNASAGLVRLGDKKLLFSDCGNAFIMYAQQGRSWVALFDPIGPGSAWSGLTLKFMEHARKSGCRAVFYQVSPDFLPLTVESGLKPYKLGEQAVVDLTKFDLKGGTRIRLRRAVNRAVRDGLEFSMIEADDVPAVFDELRSVSRVWLTAQNATEKGFSLGTFQPQYVAAGPVGVIRIEGKIVAFANVLSTGSAGDACIDLMRHLPNAHQGMMVLLFVRIMEHLRAAGFRTLNLGMAPLAGLSTHSKAPLWNHVCERIFQNGERFYNFRGVRLFKDKFDPEWQPRYIAVSGRGLPVVSLVDVTMLIGGGLKGILRR
- a CDS encoding AcvB/VirJ family lysyl-phosphatidylglycerol hydrolase, with translation MKLLPVIVAGITFVAAIVNIVSDPALKARSLPTDRISFPEAKATGVVVLLSGGEGWSDREERTSEALVRDGALVVGVDIRDYYAALEEERDDCLYLVSDIEDVTRQLHRSADIATYHPPVVAGIGDGGTLALAIAAQTPDSTIAETLAIDPQTAIPLSTILCTPAPKTPVPGGTVYGLTEGDLPNPVRVVFTPEADAAGRIHTENLKNTHPAIEYLETAGGADVALLENTSATVRRLAQSASPLNLPIVPIHATPKHNTMAIIYSGDGGWRDIDQQLGAYLKEEGIPVVGVDALRYFWSERTPEQTAADLSHIIGSYRKRWNVDNVLLIGYSFGANVLPATYRLLPEADKQAISLVSLLALSHQADFEIDVTGWLGFTGSGKYGDPVDDLREVEPSKIQCIYGLEEGDSACPAVREIRGTQVLAREGGHHFDGDYRALNRLIVDRAVALMATN
- a CDS encoding DUF6152 family protein; translation: MIAASLAGTAVAHHGWSWAQADQIDLKGTIQSISFAPPHPTLEVRAEDGVWRVELGNPNQTQRSGFVEGQAKVGDPITATGNRSEDRSEKRLKAVRIVVSGKTFDIYPERIKTN
- a CDS encoding DUF6644 family protein; the encoded protein is MEFLAMAAETPLARALITSSTLYLLVNAAHILGIGMLFGAILALDLRLLGFAPAIPLAVVAPYLSRLAGAGVILAILTGLCLFSVRPLEYARNPAFLAKLGFVALGLLNVAVVHFNPGWRAVLAGDAPTTALRFSAVLSIVLWISAVIAGRWIGFL
- a CDS encoding CopG family transcriptional regulator — protein: MQTVVELPDAEVEALDRLAQKENISRSVLIERAVHDFLQKSDKQKRAEAFGLWGNRIVDGLDFQQKVRDEW
- a CDS encoding type II toxin-antitoxin system VapC family toxin, encoding MVSDSAVLDTNIIVDYLNSVSEGREEFERYENPSISIVTWMEVLVGVPPHLAAATREFLNALNIIALDDAVAERAVSLRQKHKMKLPDAIIWASADTHSMLLVTRNTKDFPANLPGIRVPYVLRH
- the betA gene encoding choline dehydrogenase, whose amino-acid sequence is MLQADFVIIGSGSAGSAMAYRLSEDGKNSVIVIEAGGTDFGPFIQMPGALAWPMSMKRYNWGYLSEPEPNLNNRRITAPRGKVIGGSSSINGLVYVRGHAEDYNRWEELGAQGWAYADVLPYFKRMEHSHGGEEGWRGTDGPLHVKRGPVTNPLFHAFIQAGSQAGFEMTEDYNGSKQEGFGLMEQTIHNGRRWSAANAYLRPALKRKNVQLIYGLAQKVVIENGRAIGVEIERRGVTETIMANREVIVSASSFNSPKLLMLSGIGPADHLKEMGIEVKADRPGVGANLQDHMEFYFQQVSTKPVSLYSWLPWFWQGVVGAQWLLSKGGLGASNQFEACAFLRSSAGLTQPDIQYHFLPVAISYDGRAAAKSHGFQAHVGYNLSKSRGSVTLRSSDPKADPMIRFNYMSHPEDWEKFRHCVRLTREIFSQKAFDQYRGPEIQPGEQVETDDQIDAFLREHLESAYHPCGTCRMGRADDPLAVVDPECRVIGVEGLRVADSSIFPHVTYGNLNGPSIMTGEKAADHILGRTPLPRSNQEPWVNPRAMVSDR
- the betB gene encoding betaine-aldehyde dehydrogenase, producing MKAQPIASHFIDGEYVEDTDGTVIESLYPATGEVIARLHAATPAIVERAIAAARRAQPAWAAMSPTARGRILKRAADIMRERNRELSELETLDTGKPIQETIVADPTSGADSFEFFGGIAAAGLNGSYIPLGQDFAYTKRVPLGVCVGIGAWNYPQQIACWKGAPALICGNAMVFKPSENTPLGALKIAEILIEAGLPKGLYNVIQGDRTTGPLLVNHPDVAKVSLTGSVPTGRKVAAAAAGSLKHVTMELGGKSPLIVFDDADIDSAIGGAMLGNFYSTGQVCSNGTRVFVQRSIKETFLSRLKARTENMVIGDPMDEATQIGPMVSFDQRQKVMSYIEKGKTEGATLVTGGGIPNHVTGEGYYVQPTVFADVTDDMTIAREEIFGPVMCVLDFDDEAEVIARANGTEFGLSGGVFTSDLTRGHRVVDQLEAGTLWINTYNLCPVEIPFGGSKQSGFGRENSLAALEHYSELKTVYVGMGKVEAPY